The following DNA comes from Buttiauxella agrestis.
AAATATCATTATCCAGGCAATACTCGTAATGCCTTTTAGTCCATCTGAACGTGTACCCTTTTTTGTTATTTTCTATAAAATTAAAAAGTTTTATTTTCATATGATTTAATGTTTTTTATATTCAACAGCAGGTAAGCGATTATAATACTTACGTTTAATATCCTGATGAAAGCGACAATAACATGCGTCTGGTCTCAGCTTCAAGCCCAGAAGTATTGATAATCCTCTTTGCTTTTTTCTCATTAAGATCAATGCTAACGGTTGCTGATCAACTGGATCAATAAGGGTTTATCGAGAATGACGACTCAAGCATCTCCCTCTACAAGTACGACGTTCACCGCAGCCAGCATGCAATTCCTGAACAAGCTCGCACAAAATAACTCTCGCGAGTGGTTTAAAGAGCATCAGGATGAATACGAACATGTTGTCAGAACCCCTGCTTTGCGGTTTATCGAGCAAATGCAGCCAGGCATTCTTGCCATTTCAACAAAGCTCACTGCGGTGCCAAAAAAAGTAGGTGGCAGTCTTATGCGCCCGCAGCGAGACAGCCGTTTTAGCAAGGACAAAACACCCTACAAAACTAATGTTGGCATCCAGTTTCGTCATTTCCAGGGGAAGGATGTCCATGCCCCAGGATTTTATCTGCATATTGCTGAGGAGGGCTGTTTTGTTGCCGCTGGTATCTGGCATCCGGAGTCAAAAGCTTTAAATGCAATTCGAGCCTGTATTGATGAAAATCCCAACGCGTATCAAAAGGCGTTAAAAACACTGCAAGACCAGGGGTTTATCATGGATGGGGACAGCTTAACTCGCCCGCCAAAAGGCTATGACAAAACGCATCCCCTTTTAACTGAATTGAAACGTAAAGACTTTATCGCCGTCAAAAATATCGATTTTGCAGAGCTATGCAAACCAGGTGCTATCAATTTTTGCACTGAGCAGTTTCAGTATTGTGCGCCGCTGATGGCATATCTGTGTTTTGCCCTGGAGCTGGATTTTTAGATTACTGCGAAAAAGTTGCCAAAACGTTAAATACGTCACACTTACGGTGCTACACTACGCGGCTAAATTGAAAATCGTGCCGGGTGGAAAAATGAGTGAGCATATAGATGGGATAAACGAACCGAGGGCCGTCACGCGGCCTAATTGGTCAGCGGTATTTGCCGTAGCATTTTGCGTGGCATGTTTGATTACCGTGGAGTTTTTGCCTGTCAGTTTGCTAACGCCAATGGCACAAGAACTGGGAATATCCGAAGGTGTTGCCGGGCAGTCCGTTACGGTCACCGCTTTTGTCGCGATGTTTGCCAGTCTCTTTGTCACAAGCGTTATTCGTTCTACCGACCGCCGCTTTGTGGTGTTTCTGTTCGCCATCCTGCTCACCCTCTCCTGCCTGTTGGTTTCGTTTGCTGAAAACTTCACGATGCTGTTGATTGGCCGCGCCTGCCTGGGGGTTGCGCTAGGTGGTTTTTGGGCAATGTCTGCCTCCTTAACTATGCGCCTGGTTCCAGCGCGCACGGTGCCAAAGGCACTGTCGGTTATCTTTGGCGCGGTATCCATCGCGCTGGTGATCGCCGCACCGTTAGGTAGTTTCCTGGGGGGAATTATCGGCTGGCGTAATGTATTTAACGGCGCTGCGTTGATGGGTGTGGCCTGCATTATTTGGGTGTGGAAAGCGCTACCGTCGCTGCCTGGAGAGACGACGCAACAGAAGCAAAATATGTTTGGCCTGCTTAAACGCCCCGGCGTGCTGGCAGGTATGGCCGCTATTTTTACGGCTTTCGCGGGTCAGTTTGCCTTCTTTACTTATATTCGCCCTGTCTATATGACACTGGCCGGATTCGACGTCGACGGTCTGACGCTAGTGCTGTTGAGTTTTGGTATTGCCAGTTTTGTCGGCACTTCGCTTTCA
Coding sequences within:
- a CDS encoding DUF2461 domain-containing protein encodes the protein MTTQASPSTSTTFTAASMQFLNKLAQNNSREWFKEHQDEYEHVVRTPALRFIEQMQPGILAISTKLTAVPKKVGGSLMRPQRDSRFSKDKTPYKTNVGIQFRHFQGKDVHAPGFYLHIAEEGCFVAAGIWHPESKALNAIRACIDENPNAYQKALKTLQDQGFIMDGDSLTRPPKGYDKTHPLLTELKRKDFIAVKNIDFAELCKPGAINFCTEQFQYCAPLMAYLCFALELDF
- the nepI gene encoding purine ribonucleoside efflux pump NepI, which translates into the protein MSEHIDGINEPRAVTRPNWSAVFAVAFCVACLITVEFLPVSLLTPMAQELGISEGVAGQSVTVTAFVAMFASLFVTSVIRSTDRRFVVFLFAILLTLSCLLVSFAENFTMLLIGRACLGVALGGFWAMSASLTMRLVPARTVPKALSVIFGAVSIALVIAAPLGSFLGGIIGWRNVFNGAALMGVACIIWVWKALPSLPGETTQQKQNMFGLLKRPGVLAGMAAIFTAFAGQFAFFTYIRPVYMTLAGFDVDGLTLVLLSFGIASFVGTSLSAVFLKRSLKTALAIAPLILALSAITLVLWGSDKIVASAIAIIWGFAFALIPVGWSTWITRSLSDQAEKAGSIQVAVIQLANTCGAAIGGLALDNLGLLSPLVLSGSLMLLTALLVATKVRVK